Proteins found in one Streptococcus anginosus subsp. whileyi MAS624 genomic segment:
- a CDS encoding peptidylprolyl isomerase, producing the protein MKKLLILGLAAGLFLTGCTNLQRAIRGNDYVDSSLTSESSSKAAEKQKEEQKAALTDKNAHFPQLSDKVADDEAEVKITTTEGIISLKLFPKYAPLAVENFLTHSKEGYYNGVTFHRVIKDFMIQTGDPKGDGTGGESIWKGKNEKIDSGSGFKTEISSYLYNIRGALAMARSSNPNSNGSQFFINQNTKDSSSQLSNTTYPEKIIEAYKKGGNPSLDGNYTVFGQVVSGMDVVDKIAAIETGENDKPKKEIKIEKIEVIKDYTFKK; encoded by the coding sequence ATGAAAAAATTACTTATCTTAGGACTGGCTGCTGGTTTATTTTTGACAGGTTGTACCAATTTACAAAGAGCTATCAGAGGAAATGACTATGTAGATTCAAGTCTTACTTCCGAATCCAGCTCAAAAGCAGCTGAAAAACAAAAAGAAGAGCAAAAAGCTGCTTTGACCGATAAAAATGCTCATTTCCCACAGTTGTCTGACAAGGTCGCTGACGATGAAGCGGAAGTGAAAATAACCACAACTGAAGGTATTATCTCGTTGAAGCTCTTTCCAAAATATGCTCCACTTGCAGTTGAAAATTTCTTAACGCACTCTAAAGAAGGGTATTATAACGGCGTGACTTTCCATCGTGTCATTAAGGATTTTATGATTCAAACAGGAGACCCTAAGGGAGACGGTACTGGTGGTGAATCCATTTGGAAAGGAAAGAATGAAAAGATTGATTCTGGAAGCGGATTTAAAACAGAGATTTCGTCTTATCTCTACAATATCCGTGGTGCATTAGCCATGGCTCGTTCTTCCAATCCAAATTCCAACGGTAGTCAATTTTTCATCAACCAAAACACCAAGGACAGTTCGAGTCAACTCTCTAACACAACTTATCCTGAAAAAATTATTGAAGCCTATAAAAAAGGTGGAAATCCAAGTTTAGACGGGAATTATACTGTCTTTGGGCAAGTCGTTTCTGGCATGGATGTCGTGGATAAAATCGCTGCGATTGAGACAGGCGAAAACGACAAACCCAAAAAAGAAATCAAAATCGAGAAAATTGAAGTCATTAAGGACTATACATTTAAGAAATAA
- a CDS encoding ABC-F family ATP-binding cassette domain-containing protein — translation MSILEVKNLSHGFGDRAIFEDVSFRLLKGEHIGLVGANGEGKSTFMSIVTGKMLPDEGKVEWSKYVTAGYLDQHVVLEQGQSVRDVLRTAFDELFKTEARINEIYMSMAEEGADVDVLMEEVGELQDRLESRDFYTLDAKIDEVARALGVMDYGMESDVTELSGGQRTKVLLAKLLLEKPDILLLDEPTNYLDAEHIDWLKRYLQNYENAFVLISHDIPFLNDVINIVYHVENQQLTRYSGDYYQFLEVYEMKKSQLEAAYERQQKEIADLKDFVARNKARVATRNMAMSRQKKLDKMDIIELQSEKPKPSFDFKSARTPSRFIFQTKDLQIGYDRPLTQPLNLTFERNQKVAIIGANGIGKTTLLKSLLGIISPIAGQVERGEYLELGYFEQEVEGGNRQTPLEAVWNAFPALNQAEVRAALARCGLTSKHIESQIQVLSGGEQVKVRLCLLMNRENNVLVLDEPTNHLDVDAKEELKRALKEYKGSILMVCHEPDFYEGWVDQIWDFNQLM, via the coding sequence ATGAGTATTTTAGAAGTAAAAAATCTCAGCCACGGTTTTGGTGACAGGGCTATTTTTGAGGATGTATCCTTCCGTCTACTCAAGGGTGAGCATATCGGCTTGGTTGGTGCTAATGGTGAGGGGAAGTCAACCTTTATGAGCATTGTGACAGGGAAAATGCTACCGGACGAGGGTAAGGTTGAGTGGTCTAAATATGTGACTGCTGGCTATCTGGATCAGCATGTTGTGTTGGAGCAAGGCCAGTCTGTCCGCGATGTCTTGCGCACAGCTTTTGACGAGCTTTTCAAAACTGAGGCCCGTATCAATGAAATTTATATGAGTATGGCTGAGGAAGGGGCAGATGTTGATGTCCTTATGGAAGAAGTGGGCGAGCTGCAGGATCGCTTAGAGAGTCGGGATTTCTATACTCTGGATGCCAAGATTGATGAAGTCGCACGGGCTTTGGGTGTTATGGACTACGGCATGGAGAGTGATGTGACAGAGCTATCTGGTGGGCAGCGCACCAAGGTTCTCTTAGCCAAGCTTCTTCTGGAAAAACCAGATATCCTGCTCTTGGACGAGCCAACCAACTATCTGGATGCTGAGCACATTGACTGGCTTAAACGCTACCTACAAAACTATGAAAATGCCTTTGTTCTGATCTCGCACGATATTCCTTTCTTGAATGATGTGATCAATATCGTCTACCATGTGGAAAATCAGCAGTTGACCCGCTATTCTGGGGATTATTATCAATTCTTAGAAGTCTACGAGATGAAAAAATCTCAGCTGGAAGCAGCTTATGAGCGTCAGCAGAAGGAAATTGCAGACCTCAAGGACTTTGTAGCTCGCAATAAAGCCCGTGTGGCGACCCGTAATATGGCTATGTCTCGCCAGAAAAAGTTGGATAAGATGGACATTATTGAGCTGCAGAGTGAGAAGCCCAAGCCATCCTTTGATTTCAAGTCTGCTCGTACACCTAGCCGCTTTATCTTTCAAACCAAGGATTTGCAGATTGGTTACGACCGTCCGCTGACCCAGCCCCTTAACCTGACTTTTGAACGCAATCAAAAGGTAGCGATTATCGGAGCAAATGGAATTGGGAAAACGACCCTGCTCAAGAGCCTGCTGGGTATTATCTCGCCTATTGCGGGTCAAGTCGAGCGTGGGGAGTATCTGGAGCTGGGTTATTTCGAACAGGAAGTCGAAGGTGGCAATCGTCAGACACCGCTTGAAGCAGTTTGGAATGCATTTCCGGCCCTTAACCAAGCAGAAGTTCGGGCAGCTCTAGCTAGATGTGGTCTGACTTCCAAGCATATCGAGAGCCAGATCCAGGTTCTTTCAGGTGGGGAGCAGGTCAAGGTCCGCCTTTGTCTCCTCATGAACCGAGAAAATAATGTTCTGGTGCTGGATGAGCCGACCAATCACCTAGATGTCGATGCTAAGGAAGAACTAAAACGGGCTCTGAAAGAATACAAGGGCAGCATCCTCATGGTCTGCCATGAGCCTGATTTCTATGAAGGATGGGTAGATCAGATTTGGGATTTTAATCAATTAATGTGA
- a CDS encoding DUF898 family protein, translated as MYKESYFDGGLFSYIGHAILTILITVLTLGICAPWGMCILYNWKIKHTVIDGHRLYFDGTAMQLFGNWVKWWLLTIITFGIYGFWLNIKLTQWITKHTHHLN; from the coding sequence GTGTATAAAGAATCTTATTTCGACGGCGGCCTCTTTTCTTACATTGGTCATGCTATTTTAACTATCTTGATTACAGTTTTGACGCTAGGTATCTGTGCTCCTTGGGGCATGTGTATCCTGTATAATTGGAAGATTAAGCACACAGTCATTGATGGACACCGTCTCTATTTTGATGGTACTGCGATGCAGCTTTTTGGAAATTGGGTGAAGTGGTGGCTCTTGACGATCATTACTTTTGGCATTTATGGTTTTTGGCTTAATATCAAGCTAACCCAGTGGATTACCAAACACACCCATCATTTGAATTAG
- a CDS encoding 5'-methylthioadenosine/adenosylhomocysteine nucleosidase, whose translation MKIGIIAAMPEELKILVENLENAEKHLRLGHVYHTGSIGRHEVVLVESGIGKVMSAMSVAVLVNEFKVTAVINTGSAGAVAEGLQIGDIVVADRLVYHDVDVTAFGYEYGQMARQPLYFEASRYLVSEMKKILEKTHQTSRVGLIATGDSFIASQDKIDRIKGHVPDVLAVEMEGAAVAQATHSIGLPFMVIRAMSDTASHDANVTFDEFILEAGKRSADTLIQFLKELV comes from the coding sequence ATGAAAATCGGAATTATTGCGGCCATGCCTGAGGAACTAAAAATCTTAGTGGAAAACTTGGAAAATGCCGAAAAGCACTTACGTTTGGGGCATGTTTATCATACGGGAAGTATCGGTCGTCATGAAGTTGTGCTGGTAGAAAGCGGGATTGGAAAGGTCATGTCTGCTATGAGCGTGGCTGTTTTGGTCAATGAGTTTAAAGTGACGGCTGTCATCAATACAGGTTCTGCTGGTGCGGTAGCTGAGGGCTTGCAAATCGGCGATATTGTAGTGGCTGACCGGCTAGTGTACCATGATGTAGATGTAACAGCTTTTGGCTATGAATACGGACAAATGGCACGCCAGCCACTTTATTTTGAAGCGAGCCGTTATTTGGTTTCTGAGATGAAAAAGATTTTAGAAAAGACACATCAGACAAGTCGCGTTGGCTTGATTGCAACAGGGGATAGCTTTATTGCCAGTCAGGACAAGATTGACCGTATCAAAGGACACGTTCCAGATGTTCTAGCGGTTGAGATGGAGGGCGCAGCCGTCGCTCAGGCTACGCATTCGATTGGGCTACCTTTTATGGTTATTCGGGCTATGAGCGACACAGCTAGCCATGATGCCAATGTCACTTTTGATGAGTTCATTCTTGAAGCTGGCAAGCGCTCAGCAGACACTCTGATTCAATTTCTGAAAGAATTAGTTTAG
- the macP gene encoding cell wall synthase accessory phosphoprotein MacP: protein MGRPLLTDEMIERANRGEDISGPPLHDEEETKILKTTRSQFGYSSQNSGFNQDTLQIDVEPTVTKSRRIENAKRGVFQAKLNKILFWIVLLLMALIAAIIWL, encoded by the coding sequence ATGGGAAGACCTTTATTAACAGATGAAATGATTGAACGGGCAAATCGTGGTGAAGATATTTCAGGTCCACCTTTGCATGATGAGGAAGAAACCAAAATTTTAAAAACGACTAGAAGCCAGTTTGGTTATTCCTCTCAAAATAGTGGCTTCAATCAAGATACGCTGCAAATTGATGTGGAACCAACGGTAACCAAAAGCCGACGCATTGAAAATGCAAAACGTGGAGTATTTCAAGCAAAATTAAACAAAATTCTATTTTGGATTGTCCTGCTTTTGATGGCTTTGATTGCTGCTATTATTTGGCTATAA
- a CDS encoding NUDIX hydrolase, which translates to MDFEEKTLKRTEIYQGPIFNLVKDKVQLPAGKGTAYRDLIFHNGAVAVIALTPEDKMILVRQYRKAIEATSYEIPAGKLEVGENADPKAAALRELEEETGYTGELELLYDFYSAIGFCNERIKLYSASHLIKVENPRPQDEDETLELHEVTLEEAKALLASGDICDAKTIIALQYWEMKMNRR; encoded by the coding sequence ATGGATTTTGAAGAAAAAACGCTAAAACGAACAGAAATTTATCAAGGTCCTATTTTTAACCTTGTCAAGGATAAAGTTCAGCTACCAGCTGGGAAAGGGACTGCTTATCGTGATTTGATTTTCCATAATGGTGCTGTAGCAGTTATTGCGTTAACCCCAGAAGACAAAATGATTTTGGTCAGGCAGTACCGCAAAGCTATTGAAGCAACCTCTTATGAAATTCCGGCAGGCAAGTTAGAAGTCGGTGAAAATGCGGATCCTAAAGCTGCTGCTTTGCGTGAATTGGAAGAAGAGACCGGCTATACAGGTGAATTGGAACTGCTCTATGATTTCTATTCAGCGATTGGCTTTTGCAATGAGCGAATCAAACTTTATAGCGCTAGCCATTTGATAAAAGTTGAAAATCCTCGTCCACAAGATGAGGACGAGACCTTAGAACTCCATGAAGTGACCTTGGAAGAAGCGAAAGCTCTCCTTGCTAGTGGTGATATTTGTGATGCAAAAACCATTATTGCACTTCAATATTGGGAAATGAAAATGAATCGAAGATAG